One region of Lagopus muta isolate bLagMut1 chromosome 13, bLagMut1 primary, whole genome shotgun sequence genomic DNA includes:
- the IDS gene encoding iduronate 2-sulfatase isoform X3, with translation MNVLFIVVDDLRPVLGCYGDNLVKSPNIDQLASHSIVFSNAYAQQAVCAPSRVSFLTGRRPDTTRLYDFYSYWRVHSGNYSTMPQYFKENGYVTMSVGKVFHPGVSSNYSDDYPYSWSIPPFHPSTEKYENDKTCKGKDGRLYANLVCPVDVTEMPSGTLPDIQTTEEAIRLLNVMKTRKQKFFLAVGYHKPHIPLRYPQEFLKLYPLENITLAPDPWVPEKLPPVAYNPWMDIRQRDDVKALNVTFPYGPLPDDFQRLIRQSYYAAVSYLDMQVGLLLNALDDVGLSNSTIVVFTADHGWSLGEHGEWAKYSNFDVATRVPLMFYVPGMTTSSASRGGRVFPYLDPFSHILGLVPQGRSEKMVELVSLFSTLAELAGLQVPPACPQTSFRVALCTEGASIVRYFKSSEQTVQKEDVCNDTKRCYSEEPVAFSQYPRPADTPQWDSDKPKLKDIRIMGYSMRTVGYRYTVWVRFNPENFSADFEDVHAGELYMMATDPNQDNNIYNNTLHGRLLKKIVDFLKH, from the exons CAAGCTGTATGTGCTCCAAGTAGAGTGTCCTTCCTTACTGGACGCAGACCTGACACTACCCGGCTGTATGACTTCTACTCCTACTGGAGAGTGCATTCAGGAAACTATTCCACAATGCCCCAGTATTTCAAAGAGAATGGCTACGTGACCATGTCTGTGGGGAAAGTTTTTCATCCTG GAGTTTCATCCAACTACAGCGATGACTATCCATACAGCTGGTCCATTCCACCCTTTCATCCTTCTACTGAAAAGTATGAAAATGATAAG acctgCAAGGGGAAAGATGGAAGACTTTATGCTAACTTGGTGTGCCCAGTAGATGTGACAGAAATGCCCAGTGGTACTCTGCCTGATATTCAAACCACTGAAGAGGCCATACGCTTACTGAACGTTATGAAAACCAGGAAGCAAAAATTCTTCCTGGCTGTTGGCTACCATAAGCCACATATCCCTTTGAGGTATCCACAG GAATTTCTGAAGTTGTACCCCCTGGAAAACATCACGTTAGCTCCAGATCCCTGGGTGCCTGAGAAACTGCCTCCTGTGGCATACAACCCCTGGATGGATATCAGACAGAGGGATGATGTGAAAGCATTAAATGTTACCTTCCCTTATGGACCGCTTCCAGATGACTTCCAG aGGTTGATTCGTCAGAGCTACTATGCAGCAGTTTCTTACCTGGATATGCAGGTCGGCCTGCTCTTGAATGCTTTAGATGATGTAGGACTCTCAAATAGCACGATAGTAGTTTTTACTGCTGATCATG GATGGTCCCTGGGAGAGCATGGTGAATGGGCAAAATACAGCAATTTTGATGTTGCTACCCGAGTGCCGCTGATGTTTTATGTACCAGGAATGACGACTTCCTCTGCTAGTCGAGGAGGGAGAGTCTTCCCCTACCTTGATCCCTTTAGCCATATTTTAGGCTTGGTTCCGCAAG GACGAAGCGAAAAAATGGTGGAGCTTGTCTCCCTCTTTTCAACGCTTGCTGAACTTGCTGGCCTGCAGGTTCCTCCTGCGTGCCCACAGACTTCATTTCGTGTTGCACTGTGCACTGAGGGGGCAAGCATTGTCCGGTATTTTAAGTCCTCTGAACAGACGGTACAGAAGGAGGATGTTTGTAATGATACTAAGAGGTGTTACAGTGAAGAACCTGTTGCTTTCAGCCAATATCCCCGGCCTGCAGACACTCCACAGTGGGACTCTGACAAGCCGAAGCTAAAAGACATCAGAATCATGGGCTATTCCATGCGTACAGTTGGCTACAGATACACCGTGTGGGTTCGGTTCAATCCTGAGAACTTTAGTGCTGACTTTGAGGATGTCCATGCAGGAGAGTTGTATATGATGGCGACTGATCCAAACCAGGATAATAACATCTATAACAATACCTTGCATGGTcgtcttttaaaaaaaattgttgacTTCCTGAAGCATTAG